GAGGGGTTCGTTGCCGGCATGCCCGTCGGACGGGCAGCGCTGCCTGAGAAGATGCCGCACTTCTGGCCACCGGGGATCGTCACCAGGCCGCTCCAGCCAGTGGTGGTGCCGACGAGCGTCAGGGCGGTGTTTCCGTTCGACGGCGTGAAGTTCATCTTGCCCGCGCCCGTGCCGGTGTCGCCGATCACGGCGTAGCGGTTCGAGTCGGCGAAGAAGCCTTCCTGCGCGGTGGCCAGGTTGCGCATGTCGGCGATGCCGGCCGAGCGCGAGGCGCGCTGCTTCGTGTTCGAGAACTTCGGGATCGCGACGGCGGCGAGGATGCCGATGATCACGACGACGATGAGGAGCTCGATCAGGGTGAAGCCCTTGCGGGTGTTCTGGCGCATTGGAGTGTGTCTCGTGTGATATGTTACGCGGCGGTGCGGACCGGGGTGGCTCGCAGGGTCGGGCCCCACTAGAGCAAGGGCGCTGCCACCAGAGCGGGCGTGGTCAAGTCCCTTTCCTGCAACGGGTTACGCACATACGACCGCCCCGGATCCACGCCTGATGTATTGCATGTTTGCAGCTTTCGTGCATTTCGCACGATCGGCAGGTCGGCACCGGCTTGGCGCGCAGACGCGGTCTTCACGATCGGTGTGAGACCACGCGCGCCGGAACGCACAGCGGCCCGG
This genomic interval from Gemmatimonadaceae bacterium contains the following:
- a CDS encoding prepilin-type N-terminal cleavage/methylation domain-containing protein, with the translated sequence MRQNTRKGFTLIELLIVVVIIGILAAVAIPKFSNTKQRASRSAGIADMRNLATAQEGFFADSNRYAVIGDTGTGAGKMNFTPSNGNTALTLVGTTTGWSGLVTIPGGQKCGIFSGSAARPTGMPATNPSGVPVCW